ATCGCGCCGTCGGCGACCGAGATGAGACGGTATACCTGACGGCCCATCATCGTGTGGAACACCCAGTAGTAGCTCTTGCCGCCCACCCGCTGCATGTCGGGGACCGGCAGGAAGGCATCCACCCTTTCGATGCCGCTGAACGAGGCCCAGGCGGAGAGCTGGCGGTCCGGCAGGTCGATCGCACCGGCCTGCTCGGGCGGGAGCCCGGATTCCGCGCCGTCGGCGATCGAGATCCGCCGGTAGACCTGACGGCCCTCAGCGGTGTGGAACAGCCAGAACCGGCTGCGGCCGTTGATCCGCTGCTCGTCCGGTACCGGAAGGATCGCGTCGACCTTGGTCACCCCGGCGTAGCACGGCCAGGTGGTCAGCGGCCGGTCGGGGCGCTCGCGGACGTCCAGGTGCTCGTCGCCGTCGGCGATGGAGATGGTCCGGCAGACCGGGCCGACGCTGCCCGTTCCGTACGCCCAGTACCAGCTCTTGCCCTTGTCCCGCTGGAGGTCGGGGATGGGCAGGAAGGAATCCGTCGGGCGGACGTCGCTCGGCAGCTTGTCGGTGAGTCGGCCGTCGCCGAGGTGCCGCAGCGTGGTCAGCGACGGTACGAAGGCGTAGACCGACCCCTCGGTGGCGACGAACTGGCTCAGGCTCAGCTCGGTGGTGGTGCCGGGGGTCTCGTAGCTGACGGTGCCGGCGGCACCGACCATCGCGTCGGGGCCCGGCTTCTTGGGCCGGTTGGGCGGGAAGGCGGTGCTGTCGATCCAGGACTTCTGGATGAACTCGAACTGCTGCACAAGGTCCGACTGGTAGCAGACGAACAGGAGGCCGCGCGGCGAGTCGGGCCCGCCGGGCCCCTCCGAGGCGGGGTCGAACGGCGCGCCGTACGGGGCGCCGCGGCGGATGATCCGGCGGCGGTCCATCACCGGATTCTCGTCGAGCGGAGGGTGTCCGGGCTCTTCCTGCAGTCCGTCCCGGGGGTTGGACTTGCGCAGGTGCGAGAAGAGCGGGGTGGTGTAGCCCTCCGGGTCGTTACGGAAGCCGAAGTCGTTGTCCTCGCCGGCCAGGGCGCTGGAGGGCATGTCGGCGTTGGGGCACTTGGCAACCGGGGCGCCGGAGCGCCAGCGGCCGACGAAGCGGGCGGCCAGCCACTCGCTGGTCGCCTCCGCCGGTACCACCTTGGCCTTCTTGAGCACTTTCAGCTGGACGCCGACCTGTGCCCAGAAGCCCGGGACGTCCTGGGCGAGCCGACGCACCACCTGGAAGGTGCCGTTGCCGGCCCAGTCGGGTGCTTCGTGCGGCCCGCCGTCGACCCGGTCGTGACCGAGGACGAACTCTCCGGCCGGGATCAGCCGGGTGCCGTGCTTGCCCTTGACGTACTCGGGTTTGGCCGGGTCCGGCTCGTCGAAGCCGAGCACGCCGGGTTCGCTGACGCCGTCCTTGAAGCCGAAGTGCTCCTTGCCGCGGCGGGTGCCCGGCAGCGTGGCGCCGTTCTGCTGAAAGACGATCACGATCTTGGCTTGGGCGCATGCCTCGCGCTGCTCGGTGACCGCCGTGTGGAGGTCCTGAACGGTGTCGGAGGCGACGGTGAGGACGGCGTGGACGGTCTGGCCCTTGCCGTCGCCGAAGAGCCAGTTCTCCGGTGAGCTGTCGCCGGTGTCGCCCAGCGCCCGCTTGTCCGAGCCCTGCTTGAAGGCCTCCAGGCCGCTGCCCGCCTTGGCCGAGGGCAACGGGTCCTTGCCGGTCAGCTCCCGCAGCCCCTCGTACGTGAAGCTGACATTGAGCCACGTGGCCTTCAGTGCTTTCGGGTCATCGCCGCCCGAGGCCTCCCTGGCCTTGCGGAAGGCGGCGTTGAACGTCGCCACCTGTCTGGTGGTGGAGACTTGTGGTTCCAGTCGCTTGACCCAGGTCCGTGCCCGCGCCGCGTCCTCGAACTTGAGGAACAGCAGCGTCATCTGGTCCTTCTTGAAGCCCGCGATCACATCGCCCTGGATGTCGTCGCTCTCACGCAGTTTCAGATCGTTCGGCATGCTCTCTCCCGGCGGATCGGCCCGCCCGGTAGTTGCGGACTGTAATCGCCACTATACGTAATGTAGTCATGAAGATACGGAGCGTAGCCAGGCGTTTCCGGTGATCGGGCTGCCCGACACCCGCCCGGGGAGCCGGGTTCCCCCATCGGTCCCCCTGTGCCACACGGCTGCTGAGGTGCTCTCAGATGGCAGGGCTCACCCACCTGCTGCCCTCGGCGCGACATCGCGCATGCTGTGACGCAAGACTGATACCCGTCACTGTGCGTGAACGGGGACCGCGCCACCGCGGCCTCTCCCTCGGCCGTCGTCCCGTCGGAGCCGGTGACCTGCGCTCGCTCTCTGTCCCCTGCGCAGCTCTCCCTCCCGAAGGAGTCGTATGTCCCGCACGAATCCTCCCGTGACCGCACGTCGACGACTCGCCACGGCGATCTCGGTCTGCGCCGTCACCGCGATGGCCGTATCCACGGCCCTGGCGGCTGCCGGCCCGGTACTCGCACACCCCGGTCACGGAGATCGCGGCGAGGACTTCCCGGCCGCCCCCGCCTCCCGGGCCGCGACCGCTCCGATCAAGGCCGACCCGGACGAGACGGCGGCGCTCGGCAAGGAGCACGCAGAGGAGCACGCCCGGACCAGGATGGCGATCGCCGGCGTCGGGGAGTACCCGCAGACCACCCGGACCGAGCGGCTCAAATCGCTGACCGACTCGCAGGCCACGGGCAATGCCGCCTTCGATGCCGCCGAGTTCGGCAGGTTCCGGGACTACTTCCAGTCCCCGGACTTCGCGGCCCACATCGCGATGCTCCCCACCGGCAAGGTGCTGCTGTTCTCCTTCGAACGGATCGAGACCAACCCGCAGAAGGAGCCCGCGCCCACCGACACCATCGGCAAGGAGAACGCCGGCCGCGCTTTCCTCTGGGATCCGAAGCTCGGCACCGGCCCCACGGCGTTCAAGGAGGTAAAGCCGCCGGTCGTCAACATGCCCGACGGCAAGAACGAGCCCCGCCCGGCCCCGTTCTTCTGCGCCGGCCACTCCTACCTGCCGAACGGGATGCTCGGCGTGTTCGGCGGCAACCTCGGCGGCAACGGCGGCAGCGGTGCCAAGCTGTCGCTGGTCTTCGACCCCTGGCAGGAGGAGTGGTACCTGAACCAGGACATGGCGGTCGGCCGCTGGTACCCGTCCGTGGTCACCGGGGCCGACGGGCGGCAGGTGATCATGTCCGGCCAGTCGGAGCTCGGCTGGGGCACCCCCACCTCGATCGTGGAACGCTTCCCCGCCCAGAGCGTCCCGGTGCCCGTCGACAAGACGGCCAAGCCGATCGGGTGGCCGGTGGAACGCCTCAAGACCGAAGCCCCGTTCAAGTGGGACTATCCGCACCTGTTCTCGCTGCGCGACGGGAAGATCTACGGTCTCGGCCGTGCCTCGGACCAGCAGTGGCTCTTCGACACCCTCAGCGACACCAAGAGCGACCTGCCGCCCCGCCCGGACGGCAAGAAGCGCAACTACGGCTCCGCCGTCCCGCTGCCGGCCGGCTTCAGGGGCCCCGACTCGGTTCTGGTCCTCGGCGGCGACCGCGACGACCCGAACACCTACCGCTTGGCCGGCGGCAAGTGGGCCACTGAGAAGCCCCGCGCCTTCGGTCGCACCCAGGACGACACCCTGCTCCTGCCGAACGGGAACCTGCTCACCGTCAACGGGGCCTTCGACATCCGCGACTACGGCAACGGCGACAAAAACCCCAACGCCGACCTGAAGTACCGCCAGGTCGAACTGCGCGACGAGAACGGGGACTGGAAGCTCGGCCCCGCTCAGCGACTGCCGCGCGGCTACCACTCCAACGCCGTAGTGCTCCCGGACGGCCGGATCATGATCACCGGCGACGAGCTCCAGCAGCTCGCCAACGACCCCGACATCACCGACAGCATGAACGGCAGCATCGAGATCTACGAGCCGGCCTACCTCCACCAGGGCAGCCGCCCCAGTCTCGGCCTGATCTTCAACCCCAGCGTCGGCTACGACGAGAAGATCACGGTGAGCACCAATACCCCCAACGACGTCACCCGCGCCGTCCTGCTGGCTCCGACCACCGCGACCCACTCGGTCAATACCAGCCAGCGTCACCTCGAGCTGCGCATCAAGAGCCGCAGTGGCAACTTCCTGGAGCTCCAGGCCCCGCCGTCCGCCGCTGCGGCCCCGCCCGGCCACTACATGCTCTTCCTCCTCAACGAGGAGGGCGCGCCGAGTGCGGCAGGCTGGGTCCAGCTCAAGCCCCCCACGGCCGGTGCCACACGCGGCAAGCCGTAGGCCACCGACGAGACGGCTTGGCGGGAGGAAACCGGGTCCTGGCAAACGGGCGGCGGTCCGGCCAGTCCGCAGACAGTCCGCAGGGCAGCCGTAAACGCCCGTCGCAGGCCAACGCAGCCAAACGGGCAAATGCCTGGTCAGGGCCCTGAGCGGGGCTCCGCCGCAGGTCAGGAATGGGCCGCAGACATTCCGCTTCCACGTCTGACGTTCCATCAAACGTGGCGCCTGGCCCGCTTGCTGGCGGGTCGGGCGCAGGTGCCTGTCCGCGGGGAGTCCTCGTCCGCAAAGTGCTGTGGCTGACGGCCGACCTGGTTGGCGTGGCTGTGGTCGGCGCCTCAGACCTTGACGACCTCTACGGAAGGGCCGCACAGGAGCGTCAGGTCCTCGGGGTCGGAAGTGAGGACGGTGACCGGCTGGGGCGCGTTGCGGGCGATGACGGCGAAGGCGGCGTCGATGGCGTACTTGTGGCCGTGGAGACGATGGGCGCGAAGGAGGGTGGCGGCTTCGTCGGTGACCGCTCTGGTGACGTCGTGAACGTCGACGCGGGAGAGGACCCACTTGATGCGGGCCGGGTGGATCCGCTCGTAATCGGCCTCAAGAGTGGTCATGGCGCTGGTGGCCACGCGGATACCTTCCTCTGCTGCCGCCTGGACCAGCGCTACGACGGTGCGGTCCTTGCGGTAGAGCTTGGAGAGTCCTTCGCTGTCGAGCAGCAGGGTGCCGGGCATCAGGCGGCGGCACCGCCGACCTGTCGGTGGTCATGGCGCAGCAGCGCGCGGGCGGCCTCGACCTCCTCGCGGGTGAGCTCGTCATTGTCGGTCTCGAAGTCGGCGACGATCTCCCGAAGCTTGTCCATGGCGACCCGTTGTTCCAGGGCTTCGGCAACGTAGGCGGAGAAGCCACCGGGCCCGACATGGGCGCGTACGGCCTCGGCAAGGTCCTCGGGCAGGCTGATGGAGTACTTTCTGCTACTGCTCATGGTGTCGATCCTACCGACGGTCGTAACTCTGTGGGTGCGCATGGCAGTGCGGGGGAGGCGGCTCGCCTCGGAGCGCGAGCTGATCGATCCCGACCATCGGCGGTCGGTTTCACCACTACGCACTGGACGGGGTGACCGCTTGGACGTCGCGTGAAGCTGATCAGATCTGCCTGCTCTCGGTCCACGCTCGGAGTTTCTCCGGGTTGCGGACCGCCCAGATGCGGGTGATGCGGTCTCCGGCGAGGCCGAAGGCGGCCACGGTCACGGTGACACCGGTGTGCTGGGCGACCAGGCCGGGCCGGCCGTTGACCGTCCGCTCCAGGAGCGTCAGTCCAGGGGCCTTGTCGGCGATGTGGATCAGGTACTCGGCGATACGCCTGCTGCCCACGACCGGGCGCAGGACGGTGCCGACCAAGCCACCGCCGTCGGCGACCATCGCGGCGTCGGGGTCGAGGAGGCCGACCAGGGCCTCGATGTCCCTGGCCTCCCACGCCTCCTTGAAGTGCCGCACCAGACCGGCCTGCCCGGCCGCCGGAACCGCCGGAGCCTGCGCGGCCCGGATGCGCCGACGGGCCGAGGACGCCAGCTGCCGGCAGGCCGCGGGCGTCCGGCCGACGATCTCGGCGACCTCGGCGAAGGGGTAGCGGAAGACGTCGTGCAGGATGAACGCCACACGTTCGGCCGGCGTCATCGACTCCAGTACGACGAGGAAGGCCATGGTCACCGACTCGTCCAGGGTGATCCGGTCGGCGGGGTCGGCCGGTTCGGCTCTGCCGCCGGCCCGCCCGCTGATCCACTCCGTACGGTCGGGCAGCGGCTCGGGTATCCATGCGCCGACGTAGCGCTCGCGCCGGGCCCGCGCCGAGCCGAGCACGTCCAGGCAGACGCGGCCGGCCACCGTCGTCAGCCAGGCGCCGGGCGACGCGATGTCCTCCTGCTGCTGCCCTGACATCGCGTACCAGCGGGCGTAGGTCTCCTGCACGGCGTCCTCGGCCTCGGTCAGCGAACCGAGCAGCCGGTAGGCAAGATTGATCAGCTGGCGCCGCTCGCCGACGATCGTGTTCAGGCCGGGCTCGGACCGGTCGTGCGCCGGCTCGGACGGTGTACTCATGGTCGCGGCCGCTCCCTGGTTCTTCTCGTCCGCTTCCGTCCCTCCCCGCTACGGCGAAACACCGCACTGGACTGTGAGGTTGACGCTTCACCTCACATTTCGCGGGCCCGCGTCGTCGGACTGCCGAGAGGCTACCGATCCATCGCCGCGAGGCAGAAGCGAGGACCACATCATGGCCGTACAGACGACGACAGCACCGGGCAGGTTCACGTTCCTGCACGTCGCGATCGCCTTGCAGACCTTGGCCCTCTTCTTCCAGGGGGTCACCGCCGGAATGCTGCTGTCCTCGTCCCTCGGCGCGGTACTGCACGACGTCGGATCGCGCGTGATGTACGGCGCGTCGATGTTGTACGTGCTCGCCGCGATCTTGGCATGGCGTCCGGGCGGCGGGTCGCCACGCCCCATCCTGTACGCGTCCGGCTTCCTCGTGCTCGCCTCGGTGCAGGTGGTCCTTGGCATCGCGCACATACCGTCGCTCCATGTCCCCCTGGGCATCCTGATGTTCGGCCTGAGCGTGCTGGCACTGGGCCAGGCGCTGTCCACCGCCCCGGGCGTCAACTCACTGCGACGTACCCCGTGACGCCCTACCAAGCACCGAGCCGTTTTCACGACTCCCCATCACCTTGCTGCTTCGAGTCGTGGGGGCGCGGCGGCGCCCCCTGGAAGATGAGTCCGGCCCCTTCTTCGTTCCCGTGCTGACTTGGTGCTGACCTGGAAGCGCTGTGTCAGTCGCTACGACCCGGCGCGAGTTTGTCCAGATCGAGGCTGATCTCGAATGGAAGGGACCGCTTGAGCGTGTGGCGGAAGATTCCTGCTGGTGCGTACGACCCGGTCGGCTCGTCGAGCTCGTAGACGTGCACGGCGGGAACCGTGTCCTCGTCCTCGATGCACCAGTAGTGCCGGATTCCCGCCTCGGCGTACTTGCGCAGCTTTACTGTCCGGTCGCGGTGGGCGGACTCGGGGGAGACGACCTCGATGACCAGTTGGACGTCTTGCGGGGCGAACCAGGTGCAGTCAGGGTCATACGGGGCCGTGGTCACCACGAGGTCCGGCTCCGGGCGGTTGCGGGCATCGAGGCGGATGGTCATCTCCCGACCGACCCTGAATCCCGCGGGGGCCTGTGCCCTGAGGGCAAGCGTGAGGTCGGTGACGATCTCTCCGTGCCACCAGCGCTGGGGCGACATCATGAAGACGAGCGCTCCGTCGATCAGCTCGGTGTGGCGCGGCGCTTCCGGGAGGCGGTCCAGGTCCTCCGCGAACCAGCCTTCCGCGCGTGGCGGACGCATCCAGTCGGGCAGTTCGGTCACGGCTCAACCGTAGCGACTCGGGGAGGACCGGGCCACGAGATCGTCAGTGGCGGATCCATCGCGTACGGGAAAGGGGCCGGGCTCATTGAGTCCGGCCCCCTTCCGCTGTCCTCCTCCATTTCACGAGGATCAGGGGAGCTTGGCCGCCAGGACATCCACCGGGCGGATGTCCGGGGCCGAGCTCAGCATCGCCTCCGCCACCTCCATCAGGGCGGCTGCGATCCGTCCCTGCAGATGGGCCGTGCGGCCCTCCTCGTCCTCGAAGGTGTCGAAGATCCCGAACGTGGTGGCGTTCTCCCGGAACGCGAACCAGGTGACCGTGTGCTCCTCGGCCCGGGCCAACTGCAGGGCGTCGCGCAGCAGGCTCTCGACCTTGTCCGCGTACTCGGGCTTGGCTTCGATGCGGGCCAGCAGTCCGATGTTCATGGCATCACTCCGTGGGTCGGCTTCGGTGTCCCCGGTGTCGGGTTCACCCTCAAACCTAGGGTCGCGACCGCCTCCACCCCAGTGTCGCAAACGACTCATCCGATACGGTTTCCGTCATGGACGTGGCAGTGCTGGCATACGACGGTGTGTTCGACTCCGGACTCTCGGCGATCCTTGATGTGCTCGACGGCGCCAACGCGATGCGGGAGGAGCTTCCGCATCCGCCGCCCGGCTGGCGGGTCACCACCGTCGGCTTCCGGCGCCGGGTGCGTACCGGCGCCGGGCATGTCGTGGCCACCGCGCCCGTGGCCGCGGTGGAGCGGGCCGATCTGCTGCTGGTGCCGGCGCTCGCCGAGCGGCGGCCCGACGCGCTCGTCGCCCATGTCTCCGGGCCCGCCTCGGCCGCGGTGCGGGGTCTGGTGGCCGATGCGCGCGGGCGCGGTACGCCCGTCGCGTCGGCCTGTACGGGCACGTTCCTGCTGGCCGAATCGGGGGTGCTCGACGGGCGGACGGCGACCACGAGCTGGTGGCTGGCGCCGGTCTTCCGCAAGCGCTATCCGGCGGTCACGATCGACGAGACGAGGATGGTGGCCACGTCGGACGGCGTCACGACGGCCGGCGCGGCCTTCGGTCATGTCGACCTCGCGCTCGCGATCGTACGAATGACCAGCCCCGCGCTGGCCGATCTCGTCGCCCGCTACCTGGTGGTCGACGAGCGGCCGTCCCAGTCGGCGTACACCATCCCGGGCGCGCTCGCGCAGAACGATCCGGTCGTCGCCGCCTTCGAGCGCTGGGTCCGGCTGAATCTCGACGAGCCGTTCAGCGTCGGCGACGCGGCGCGCTCGCTCGGTGTCAGCGAGCGCACCCTCCAGCGGACCGTACGCCGCGTGCTCGGCACGTCTCCCGTGCGCTTCGTCCAGGACCTGCGCGTCGAACAGGCCTCCCACCTGCTGCGGACGACGGATCTGTCCCTGGACTCCATCGCGCGCAAGGTCGGCTACGAGCACGCGAACACCCTGCGGATCCTGCTGCGTGAGCGGACGGGCAGCACGGCGGGGACTCTGCGCGGCGGCCGCTGATCCCGACTTGGAGCCCCCGTCATCGCGTGTGGGTTGTGTTACTCGACTCTCTGGAGGACAGTTCGTACCGAGCAGTAAGTTTGGAGTTCAAACTGAGGAGGCTGTCGTGCGGGACGCGGTGATCGTCGAGGCGGTTCGTACACCGGTGGGCAAGGGCAAGCCGGGAGGTGCGCTGCACGAAGAGCGCCCCGTGGACCTGCTGGCCCGGACACTTCAGGCGCTCGTCGAGCGGGCCGGGATCGATCCCGCGCTGGTCGACGACGTCATCGGCGGCTGTGTGACCCAGGTGGGCGACCAGTCGCTCAACATCACCCGCAACGCGGTGCTCGCCGCCGGCTTCCCCGAGAGCGTGCCGGGCATGACCGTGGACCGGCAGTGCGGCTCGTCCCAGCAGGCCGCGCACATCGCGGCGCAGGGCGTGATCAGTGGGGCGTACGACATCGCGATCGCGTGCGGCGTTGAGTCGATGTCCCGGGTGCCGATGGGGTCCAATGTGCTGCCGGGCAGCGACCCGTTCGGCGTGCGGCTGGGCGAGAGGTACCCGGGCGGGCTGGTCGGTCAGGGGATCAGCGCGGAGCTGATCGCGGCGCGCTGGAAGCTCGCGCGCGAGGAGCTGGACGCCTTCGCGCTGGAGTCGCACCGGCGTGCGGCCGGCGCCTGGGAGCGCGGGGAGTTCGACCGGGAGGTCGCCTGGACCGGGCAGCGGGACGAGAGCGTACGGCCGGGCACCACGGCCGAGGCGCTGGCGGGGCTGAGGCCCGCGTACTACGACCCGGCGATGGAGCAGCGGTTCCCCGAGATCGGCTGGCGCGTCACGGCGGGCAACAGCTCACCGGTCAACGACGGCGCGGCGGCGCTGCTGATCATGGGTGCGGATGTGGCGGAGCGGCTGGGGCTGCGGCCGCGCGCCCGGTTCCACTCGTTCGCGGTGGCCGGGGACGATCCGCTGCTGATGCTCACCGCGATCATGCCGGCGACGGAGAAGGTACTGGCCAGGGCAGGGCTGACGACCGGGGACATCGATGTGTACGAGGTGAACGAGGCGTTCGCGTCGGTGGTGCTCGCCTGGCAGCGGGAGACGGGCGTCGACGCGGACAGGCTCAATGTGCGCGGCGGGGCGGTCTCCATCGGTCATCCGCTGGGCGGCAGCGGGGCGCGCATCATGACGACGCTGCTGCACAACCTGGAGGACAGGGGCGGGCGTTACGGGCTGCAGACGATGTGCGAGGCGGGTGGTCTGGCCAACGCGACGATCATTGAGCGCCTGTGAGGGGGACGGGTGGTGGGGCGGCGGCGGCCCGGGTGCGGGGCGTCGGCCGCCCTCCGTCCGGAACGTTTGAATTCGCAACTGACCGTCTGGAATGAGCCACATGTCGACGAGCATCCAGCCCCGAGAGTGCTCCATCGCCGATGCGCTCGGCCTCGTGGGTGAGCGCTGGACGCTGCAGGCCGTACGCGAACTGACCCATGGCGTCCACTGCTTCGACCGGATCGTCCGCAACACCGGGGCGTCCCGCGACATCCTCACGGCCCGGTTGCGCAAGCTGGAGGCGGCGGGTGCGGTCCGGCGCGAGCAGTACAACGTGCACCCGCCGCGGTACGAGTACCACCTCACCCCGGCGGGCGGGGAACTCGGCGACGTACTGCTCACGCTGATGAAGTGGGGCGACCGGCACCTCAACCCCGAGGATCCGCCCGTGAGGTGGCAGCACTCGTGCGGCGAGGCGGCCCGCAAGGGGGCGCACTCGCCGACGGGCCGCGGGGTCCTGACGGCCGAATGATCCCGTCGGCTGGTCCCGCGCCCGTCTCCACCAGCACATGCCCTGGTCGTACGTCGGCCGTCCGCGGCGCCGCCGGCGACAGTGCGCGTCGAACGAGTAGAACCGGTCCGCCCATTCGGGCCTCAGAATGGCTTCGAGCAAAGCCATCGAGCGGCACACGTCGCAAAGTACGGGTATCCCGGGCAGTCGCCGAGCACCATCGTGTACGGTCACGCGCTGATCCAACCGCAGAGGTGTGGATCACCCACAGGAGGCATCAACGATGAGTGGAACGCACCCCGCAGCCGACGATCCGACCGGCTGGTTCGAGCGCGTCTACGCCGAAGGGGCCGGCGGGCGGCGGGCGATGCCATGGGACCAGGCGGGGCCCTTCGGCATGCTCAGGGAGTGGGCGCGGGTCCGCGAGGTGCGCGGCGGCGGACGGCGGGCGCTGGTCGTCGGGTGCGGCCTCGGCCGCGATGCCGAGTTCATCGCCGGACTCGGCTTCGACACCGACGCCTTCGACATCTCCGCCACCGCCATCCGTACCGCCCGCAGCCGCTTCCCGGATTCGTCGGTGCGCTACCAGATCGCCGACCTGCTGAACCCGCCTCCGGAGTGGGACGCGGCCTTCGACCTGGTGGTGGAGTCGCACACGGTGCAGGCACTTCCGGAACCCCTCAGGAGCGAGGCGATCGCCAACGTCGGTCCCATGGTCCGGCCGGGCGGGACGCTCATCGTCTTCGCCGCCGTGCACGACGCCGCGGCCGTCCCGTCCCAGGGGCCGCCGTGGCCGCTGACCCGTACCGAGATCGACGCATTCGCGGCCGCCGCGGGGCTCGCGCCCGTGGACATCGAGGAGCTCGAGGATCCGGACGGTCCGCCCGTACACCGCTGGCGCGCGGAGTTCCGCCGGCCCGAGTCCGACCAGGCGTAGTCCGACCTGTGCATTGACCATGTGCCCGGCAGCGAGGAGAGACATGTCGTACCCGGACCCGAAGTACCTGGACGGCAGTGGCGAGATCACCGCGGAGTTCCGTCCCGCGGACACCCCCGCGAATCTGGTGGCCAGGAGCGGCAGCCGTACGCACTATCTGGCCACCACCGCTTCCACGGGCGGGGAGTTCGGGCTCTACCGGATGGACATGGCCCCCAAGGCCGGTGGCCCGAAGACGCACTTCCACAGGTCCATCTCGGAGTCCTTCTTCATCCTCGAGGGGACGGTGCGGCTCTACAACGGCGACAGCTGGATCGACGGCACGGCCGGCGACTTCCTGTACGTCCCGCAGGGCGGGCTGCACGCCTTCCGCAACGACTCGGACGCCCTCGCCTCGATGCTGCTGCTCTTCACGCCGGGGGCGCCGCGCGAGGAGTACTTCGAGAAGGTCGCCGAGGTCGCGAGCGAGGGGTCGCCCGAGGAGCAGGCGGAGTTCTTCATCAAGCACGACACCTACTGGACCTGAGGCGCCAGGCCCGTCTTGAGGCCCGCGCCGCAGAGCGGGACGACCGCCGTGCGGTCGGTCCAGGTGCCGGCCGCCGCCCAGCACGCGACCCCGGTCGACTCGACGAAAAGACCGCGTGCGGCCAGGTCCAGCTGCGCCGCCCGGATCTGATCCTCCGTCACCGTGAGGAAGGTGCCGCCCGACTCGCGTACGGCACGCAGGATCTGGCGGGCGCGCGGCGGGCGCGGGATGGCGATGCCCTCGGCGAGCGTGGGCCTGGCCGGCGTCGCGCTGTCGTCGAGGAGTTCCTCGGCGCCGGCGTGGAAGGCCGCGGCCAGTGGCGAGACCGCTTCGGCCTGGACCGCGATCAGGGCGGGGCGCTCGGCGATCAGGCCGTGGGCGTGGAGTTCGGCGAGGGCCACGGCCGCGCCGAGGAGCAGGGTGCCGTTGCCGACGGGGACGACGATCGCCTCGGGGAGCCGGCCGCCGAGGTCCTCCCACAGCTCGTAGACGTACGTCTTCGTGCCGTGCAGGAAGTACGGGTTGAAGACATGGCTCGCGTAGAAGGTGCCGGGGGTGTCGGCGGCCGCGCGGGCGGCCAGGGCGGTGGCCTCACGGTCGCCGGTGACGAGTTCGAGGTGCGCGCCGTGCGCCCGGATCTGCTCCACCTTCTTGGCGGAGGTGCCCTCGGGTACGTACACCGTGCAGTCCAGACCGGCCCGTGCGCAGTACGCGGCGACGGCCGTGCCCGCGTTCCCGCTGCTGTCGGCGATCACGCGCTTCGGCGCGAGCCGGCGGGCGAGCTCGGCCAGCATCACCGCGCCGCGGTCCTTGAAGGAGAGCGTCGGCATCAGGAAGTCGAGCTTCACGGAGACGGTGGGCGTGAGCGGAACGAGCGGGGTGCGGCCCTCGCCGAGGGAGACGGCGGGCGCGGAGAGCGGCAGCGCCTCCTCGTACCGCCACAGTGAACCGACCCGGCCGGCAAGGGACTCGCGGGCTACGGGCGCGGCGCTGAAGTCCAGGTCCCAGGGGCCGCGGCAGTCGGGGCAGCGCCAGGCGAGCGACTCGACGGAGGATCCGGTTCCGCAGTCGGGGCAGCGGTAGGAGGTCATGGTTCGCCAGCATGGCAGTTGTGTGGCGCACGTGTTACGGCACCTCCCAAGCTCTTGTGTGTTTCCTATGGATCCGCCAATCTTTCGCTCGACAGGCGAGACACGGGCACAGGGGCTTCAGCTGTTCGTTGTCATGTGC
The Streptomyces lunaelactis genome window above contains:
- a CDS encoding Dyp-type peroxidase: MPNDLKLRESDDIQGDVIAGFKKDQMTLLFLKFEDAARARTWVKRLEPQVSTTRQVATFNAAFRKAREASGGDDPKALKATWLNVSFTYEGLRELTGKDPLPSAKAGSGLEAFKQGSDKRALGDTGDSSPENWLFGDGKGQTVHAVLTVASDTVQDLHTAVTEQREACAQAKIVIVFQQNGATLPGTRRGKEHFGFKDGVSEPGVLGFDEPDPAKPEYVKGKHGTRLIPAGEFVLGHDRVDGGPHEAPDWAGNGTFQVVRRLAQDVPGFWAQVGVQLKVLKKAKVVPAEATSEWLAARFVGRWRSGAPVAKCPNADMPSSALAGEDNDFGFRNDPEGYTTPLFSHLRKSNPRDGLQEEPGHPPLDENPVMDRRRIIRRGAPYGAPFDPASEGPGGPDSPRGLLFVCYQSDLVQQFEFIQKSWIDSTAFPPNRPKKPGPDAMVGAAGTVSYETPGTTTELSLSQFVATEGSVYAFVPSLTTLRHLGDGRLTDKLPSDVRPTDSFLPIPDLQRDKGKSWYWAYGTGSVGPVCRTISIADGDEHLDVRERPDRPLTTWPCYAGVTKVDAILPVPDEQRINGRSRFWLFHTAEGRQVYRRISIADGAESGLPPEQAGAIDLPDRQLSAWASFSGIERVDAFLPVPDMQRVGGKSYYWVFHTMMGRQVYRLISVADGAMHQDALERGDRGLDLWRSLAGITRVDEFLAVPDMQRINGLSLFWVFHQDKYRIIVIRDGSAHEDQITVEDRPLTMWKSLTG
- a CDS encoding galactose oxidase early set domain-containing protein; translated protein: MSRTNPPVTARRRLATAISVCAVTAMAVSTALAAAGPVLAHPGHGDRGEDFPAAPASRAATAPIKADPDETAALGKEHAEEHARTRMAIAGVGEYPQTTRTERLKSLTDSQATGNAAFDAAEFGRFRDYFQSPDFAAHIAMLPTGKVLLFSFERIETNPQKEPAPTDTIGKENAGRAFLWDPKLGTGPTAFKEVKPPVVNMPDGKNEPRPAPFFCAGHSYLPNGMLGVFGGNLGGNGGSGAKLSLVFDPWQEEWYLNQDMAVGRWYPSVVTGADGRQVIMSGQSELGWGTPTSIVERFPAQSVPVPVDKTAKPIGWPVERLKTEAPFKWDYPHLFSLRDGKIYGLGRASDQQWLFDTLSDTKSDLPPRPDGKKRNYGSAVPLPAGFRGPDSVLVLGGDRDDPNTYRLAGGKWATEKPRAFGRTQDDTLLLPNGNLLTVNGAFDIRDYGNGDKNPNADLKYRQVELRDENGDWKLGPAQRLPRGYHSNAVVLPDGRIMITGDELQQLANDPDITDSMNGSIEIYEPAYLHQGSRPSLGLIFNPSVGYDEKITVSTNTPNDVTRAVLLAPTTATHSVNTSQRHLELRIKSRSGNFLELQAPPSAAAAPPGHYMLFLLNEEGAPSAAGWVQLKPPTAGATRGKP
- a CDS encoding DNA-binding protein, giving the protein MPGTLLLDSEGLSKLYRKDRTVVALVQAAAEEGIRVATSAMTTLEADYERIHPARIKWVLSRVDVHDVTRAVTDEAATLLRAHRLHGHKYAIDAAFAVIARNAPQPVTVLTSDPEDLTLLCGPSVEVVKV
- the sigJ gene encoding RNA polymerase sigma factor SigJ, translated to MSTPSEPAHDRSEPGLNTIVGERRQLINLAYRLLGSLTEAEDAVQETYARWYAMSGQQQEDIASPGAWLTTVAGRVCLDVLGSARARRERYVGAWIPEPLPDRTEWISGRAGGRAEPADPADRITLDESVTMAFLVVLESMTPAERVAFILHDVFRYPFAEVAEIVGRTPAACRQLASSARRRIRAAQAPAVPAAGQAGLVRHFKEAWEARDIEALVGLLDPDAAMVADGGGLVGTVLRPVVGSRRIAEYLIHIADKAPGLTLLERTVNGRPGLVAQHTGVTVTVAAFGLAGDRITRIWAVRNPEKLRAWTESRQI
- a CDS encoding Uma2 family endonuclease; this translates as MTELPDWMRPPRAEGWFAEDLDRLPEAPRHTELIDGALVFMMSPQRWWHGEIVTDLTLALRAQAPAGFRVGREMTIRLDARNRPEPDLVVTTAPYDPDCTWFAPQDVQLVIEVVSPESAHRDRTVKLRKYAEAGIRHYWCIEDEDTVPAVHVYELDEPTGSYAPAGIFRHTLKRSLPFEISLDLDKLAPGRSD
- a CDS encoding putative quinol monooxygenase, whose protein sequence is MNIGLLARIEAKPEYADKVESLLRDALQLARAEEHTVTWFAFRENATTFGIFDTFEDEEGRTAHLQGRIAAALMEVAEAMLSSAPDIRPVDVLAAKLP